From a single Pyxidicoccus xibeiensis genomic region:
- a CDS encoding SMP-30/gluconolactonase/LRE family protein has product MKKKLLLGLGVLTVVLAGFVLKTLSDAGQFKQLTPHHAGRCTPVPGMPGAEDITFHPTLGYAYVSSDDRRATQAGRPVPGGIYRYDPTGATPPVLLTGAFSRDFHPHGFSLFVAPDGTQTLFVINHTEAGSHQIERFEVGVDGMLVHRRTLRDAALVSPNDLVAVDAERFYVTNDHGLAPGAARMVEDYLQLALGNVVYFDGTGFREVIRDTAYANGINRSADGLTVYLAQSIGRSLSVYTRDVASGALTARRTLPLGTGPDNIEVDALGHLWIATHPKLLDFAAHAKDVSGATRAPAQVLRLKPSGDSLELEEVFLDDGQRTSGVAVAAVSGNRMLLGPVYEETLLHCESP; this is encoded by the coding sequence ATGAAGAAGAAACTCCTTCTCGGGTTGGGTGTGCTCACGGTGGTCCTGGCCGGGTTCGTCCTGAAGACGCTCTCGGACGCAGGGCAGTTCAAGCAGCTCACGCCCCACCATGCCGGCCGCTGCACCCCGGTGCCCGGCATGCCCGGCGCCGAGGACATCACCTTCCACCCCACCCTCGGCTACGCCTACGTCTCCTCGGATGACCGGCGCGCCACCCAGGCCGGGCGCCCCGTGCCGGGCGGCATCTACCGGTATGACCCCACCGGCGCCACGCCCCCCGTGCTCCTGACGGGCGCCTTCTCACGCGACTTCCACCCGCACGGCTTCAGCCTGTTCGTGGCCCCGGACGGCACGCAGACCCTGTTCGTCATCAACCACACGGAAGCTGGCTCACACCAGATAGAGCGGTTCGAGGTCGGCGTGGATGGAATGCTCGTCCACCGCCGGACGCTGAGGGACGCGGCCCTGGTGTCGCCCAATGACCTGGTCGCGGTGGACGCCGAGCGCTTCTACGTCACGAACGACCATGGCCTGGCACCCGGCGCCGCGCGGATGGTGGAGGACTACCTGCAGCTCGCCCTGGGCAACGTGGTGTATTTCGACGGCACGGGCTTCCGTGAGGTCATCCGTGACACGGCCTATGCCAATGGCATCAATCGCTCCGCGGATGGCCTGACGGTGTATCTGGCGCAGTCCATCGGGCGCTCCCTGTCCGTGTATACACGCGACGTGGCCTCGGGTGCGCTGACGGCGCGGCGGACGCTCCCGCTGGGCACCGGCCCGGACAACATCGAGGTGGATGCCCTGGGACACCTGTGGATCGCCACACACCCGAAGCTGCTCGACTTCGCCGCCCACGCGAAGGACGTGAGTGGCGCGACGCGCGCTCCCGCGCAGGTGCTGCGGCTGAAGCCCTCGGGCGACTCGCTGGAGCTGGAAGAGGTCTTCCTCGATGACGGCCAGCGGACGTCCGGCGTCGCCGTGGCG
- a CDS encoding pirin family protein: MQWPTPDPFLFCVHHDDKYPAGNARMGPSASLSGRQLGQDFAGRDGWNMYHGTVVPGFPQHPHRGFETVTIVRSGLLDHSDSLGAAARFGGGDVQWLTAGAGVLHSEMFPLLHSDKPNPVELFQIWLNLPREDKLVAPHFSMLWNHVIPKHVARDEAGRTTEVTVVAGRLGDVKAPPSPPKSWASRADADVAIWTLKLAPGARWTLPAAARGSNRMLYFFQGSGLRVAGRAIPPSHGLELRAELDVELENGADVAELLLLQGRPINEPVVQYGPFVMNSRQEIQQAFAEYQRTGFGGWPWPSDDPVHAREEGRFARHADGHIERPA; this comes from the coding sequence ATGCAGTGGCCGACGCCGGATCCCTTCCTCTTCTGCGTCCACCACGACGACAAGTACCCGGCGGGCAACGCGCGGATGGGGCCGTCCGCGTCGCTGTCGGGCCGCCAGCTCGGGCAGGACTTCGCCGGGCGGGACGGCTGGAACATGTACCACGGCACCGTCGTCCCCGGCTTCCCGCAGCACCCGCACCGGGGCTTCGAGACGGTGACCATCGTGCGCAGCGGGCTGCTGGACCACTCCGACTCGCTGGGCGCGGCGGCGCGCTTCGGCGGCGGTGACGTGCAGTGGCTCACCGCGGGCGCCGGGGTGCTGCACTCGGAGATGTTCCCGCTGCTCCACTCCGACAAGCCGAACCCGGTGGAGCTGTTCCAGATCTGGCTCAACCTGCCGCGCGAGGACAAGCTCGTGGCGCCGCACTTCTCCATGCTCTGGAACCACGTCATCCCGAAGCACGTCGCGCGCGACGAGGCGGGGCGGACCACCGAGGTCACCGTGGTCGCCGGCCGGCTCGGGGACGTGAAGGCGCCGCCGTCTCCGCCGAAGTCCTGGGCCTCTCGCGCCGACGCGGACGTGGCCATCTGGACGCTCAAGCTGGCCCCCGGCGCCCGGTGGACGCTGCCGGCCGCCGCTCGCGGCAGCAACCGCATGTTGTACTTCTTCCAGGGCTCTGGCCTGCGCGTGGCCGGCCGCGCGATTCCTCCGTCGCACGGCCTCGAGCTGCGCGCCGAGCTGGACGTGGAGCTGGAGAACGGCGCGGACGTGGCGGAGCTGCTGCTCCTGCAGGGCCGGCCCATCAACGAGCCCGTCGTGCAGTACGGCCCGTTCGTGATGAACTCGCGGCAGGAGATCCAGCAGGCCTTCGCCGAGTACCAGCGCACGGGCTTCGGCGGCTGGCCCTGGCCGAGCGACGACCCGGTCCACGCCCGGGAAGAGGGACGCTTCGCGCGGCACGCCGACGGCCACATCGAACGTCCGGCCTGA
- a CDS encoding eCIS core domain-containing protein: MKQPGAAARRPGESREAGPSTRDAVLQRKCETCDDEEPLKLQRKPSTGGGVGAIPPVVGEVLRSGGRPLDSALRADFEPLFRHDFSRVRVHADGGADTSARAVDARAYTVGRDIVFRAGQYAPHTPSGRQLLAHELTHVVQQSGGGSAVPGGVVDAHHASEREADRMEAQVAAGTPGRLAAAAPAWRPSTGGAAGALQRKPGLGVQVPEVQDPAKVPELETRYDYQWQDPNLLETVYGTSKTEGNERLNSLRQFLFIQKEAALHHRYSVTGDDLTNEKAREIAAAEATQVREQLTRTQAAIKDKKAQLASTDAQLRQTALELKAAQAHKRDTLRKDRRAQELMATRASARTELERHDKSLAMADQNLAWVEKTKATLGEKKYQEQLRFWEGKKQQASERKGAAEGKVAGTQAEYDLLIGPLDEPIERLGRQQAELQTTSKVLKKELKDAEAESKVLSAELQNIAKVTAGNAGAILKWKLQHYTRQLKDMSHEQLLREIQTLFDKDDGTRYPEWVRYAVIHLSGMRYASAHGSWYSPQRLLQLLKTSELEAASPETRRGMVARGQALLEAHPDRKGLELTGAEKKTLAGSEGDAVTRKLAGADVQAYAEVQRIEARLQSLFLELQHLGANPPEAERVRQAIAKEDASLASEEAKLTPKGLKQVRGARASRQAVLFAIYERNARAKLGVLNDKQALSLLKQMKDAGQIPDAVWKELTAFTQLRLETADPTWEDATKSKGLKDVVGATPQEQAQLDAWRKVLSKEAFYKDSTGWRAQHGKTLSPSLTSSLVCDQLGSYLQNVRGHVRPGGLRANAMYYQSQQDQRVPGAFLKRPTSAADLPPGASIYWLQWSDLPMEQEYMKHYKASKQLEAQVEALRKSKPQSDKLKQLELQLASAKKALQGMRAFKPEAGKLPDISNMVSPMGAAGGALRFEDIATGPLGAAGDPNRNPWTYKTQVQLIGKHSVTTIMRAMPNPYDCANGKCTVEFSTTPNPQVVKQWLTFMHEATVMYSDKDLTVTFDTATQFAGQDVAAMGARKRLTSELIDNPKVLVGFAPGSQPKVPVGPYLKDYLDKLGKKSGQSK, from the coding sequence ATGAAGCAGCCGGGTGCGGCGGCGCGCCGGCCCGGTGAGAGCAGGGAGGCCGGCCCGTCGACCCGCGACGCCGTGCTCCAGCGCAAATGCGAGACGTGCGACGACGAGGAGCCGCTCAAGCTCCAGCGGAAGCCGAGCACTGGCGGAGGGGTGGGCGCCATCCCTCCGGTGGTCGGCGAGGTGCTGCGCTCCGGCGGCCGCCCGCTCGACTCCGCCCTGCGGGCCGACTTCGAGCCGCTCTTCCGGCACGACTTCAGCCGCGTGCGCGTACACGCCGATGGAGGCGCGGACACCTCGGCACGCGCGGTGGATGCCCGCGCCTACACGGTGGGGCGCGACATCGTCTTCAGGGCGGGCCAGTACGCTCCCCACACCCCGAGCGGGCGCCAGCTCCTGGCCCATGAGCTCACGCATGTCGTCCAGCAGTCCGGCGGGGGCAGCGCCGTGCCCGGTGGCGTGGTCGACGCACACCACGCCTCGGAGCGCGAAGCCGACCGGATGGAGGCCCAGGTCGCGGCGGGGACCCCCGGCCGCCTCGCAGCCGCGGCTCCGGCCTGGCGCCCATCCACCGGTGGCGCGGCGGGCGCCCTGCAGCGCAAGCCCGGGCTCGGCGTGCAGGTCCCGGAGGTCCAGGACCCGGCCAAGGTGCCCGAGCTGGAGACCCGGTATGACTATCAGTGGCAGGACCCCAACCTGCTCGAGACGGTGTACGGCACCTCGAAGACGGAGGGGAACGAGCGCCTGAACAGCTTGCGGCAATTCCTCTTCATCCAGAAGGAGGCGGCGCTGCATCACCGCTACTCGGTGACAGGGGATGACCTCACCAACGAGAAGGCGCGGGAGATTGCCGCCGCCGAGGCCACCCAGGTCCGGGAGCAGCTCACCAGGACGCAGGCGGCCATCAAGGACAAGAAGGCGCAGCTCGCCTCCACGGACGCGCAGCTCCGGCAGACGGCGCTGGAGCTGAAGGCGGCGCAGGCCCACAAGCGGGACACCCTGAGGAAGGACCGCCGGGCCCAGGAGCTCATGGCCACCCGGGCCTCCGCCCGCACGGAGCTGGAGCGCCACGACAAGAGCCTCGCCATGGCGGACCAGAACCTGGCCTGGGTCGAGAAGACGAAGGCGACCCTGGGAGAGAAGAAGTACCAGGAGCAGCTCCGGTTCTGGGAGGGCAAGAAGCAGCAGGCCAGCGAGAGGAAGGGCGCGGCGGAAGGGAAGGTGGCCGGCACCCAGGCCGAGTATGACCTGCTCATCGGGCCGCTCGACGAGCCCATCGAGCGGCTCGGCAGGCAGCAGGCGGAGCTGCAGACGACGAGCAAGGTCCTGAAGAAGGAGCTCAAGGACGCGGAGGCGGAGAGCAAGGTCTTGAGCGCCGAGCTCCAGAACATCGCGAAGGTCACCGCGGGGAACGCCGGTGCCATCCTCAAGTGGAAGCTCCAGCACTACACGCGGCAGCTCAAGGACATGAGCCACGAGCAGCTGCTGCGGGAAATCCAGACGCTGTTCGACAAGGACGACGGCACGCGCTACCCGGAGTGGGTCCGCTACGCCGTCATCCACCTGTCGGGCATGCGGTACGCCAGCGCCCACGGCAGCTGGTACAGCCCGCAGCGCCTGCTGCAGCTGCTGAAGACGTCGGAGCTGGAGGCGGCCTCGCCCGAGACGCGCCGGGGCATGGTGGCCCGAGGGCAGGCGCTCCTGGAGGCCCACCCGGACAGGAAGGGGCTGGAGCTGACGGGCGCGGAGAAGAAGACCCTGGCCGGCTCGGAGGGCGACGCGGTGACCCGGAAGCTCGCGGGCGCGGACGTGCAGGCGTACGCCGAGGTTCAACGCATCGAGGCGCGGTTGCAGTCGCTCTTCCTGGAGCTCCAGCACCTCGGTGCGAACCCGCCGGAGGCGGAGCGTGTCAGGCAGGCCATCGCGAAGGAGGACGCGAGCCTCGCCTCGGAAGAGGCGAAGCTGACGCCGAAGGGGCTGAAGCAGGTCCGCGGGGCGCGCGCGAGCCGCCAGGCGGTGCTGTTCGCCATCTACGAGCGCAACGCCAGGGCGAAGCTCGGCGTGCTCAATGACAAGCAGGCCCTCTCGCTGCTCAAGCAGATGAAGGATGCCGGGCAGATTCCCGACGCCGTGTGGAAGGAGCTCACCGCCTTCACCCAGCTCCGGCTGGAGACCGCGGACCCCACCTGGGAGGACGCCACGAAGAGCAAGGGCCTGAAGGACGTGGTGGGCGCCACGCCCCAGGAGCAGGCGCAGCTGGACGCGTGGCGGAAGGTCCTCAGCAAGGAGGCCTTCTACAAGGACTCCACGGGCTGGCGCGCCCAGCACGGCAAGACGCTCTCACCATCGCTGACGTCCAGCCTCGTGTGCGACCAGCTCGGCTCCTACCTGCAGAACGTGCGGGGCCATGTCCGGCCGGGTGGACTGAGGGCCAACGCGATGTACTACCAGTCGCAGCAGGACCAGCGGGTGCCGGGGGCCTTCCTCAAGCGCCCGACCAGCGCGGCGGACCTCCCGCCGGGCGCCAGCATCTACTGGCTCCAGTGGTCCGACCTGCCCATGGAGCAGGAGTACATGAAGCACTACAAGGCCTCCAAGCAGCTGGAAGCCCAGGTGGAGGCCCTCAGGAAGAGCAAGCCGCAGTCCGACAAGCTCAAGCAGCTCGAGCTCCAGCTGGCGAGCGCGAAGAAGGCGCTCCAGGGCATGCGGGCCTTCAAGCCCGAGGCCGGCAAGCTTCCGGACATCTCCAACATGGTCTCACCGATGGGCGCCGCCGGCGGGGCCCTGCGCTTCGAGGACATCGCCACCGGCCCGCTCGGCGCCGCCGGAGACCCGAACCGGAACCCCTGGACCTACAAGACCCAGGTCCAGCTCATCGGCAAGCACAGTGTCACCACCATCATGCGCGCCATGCCGAACCCCTACGACTGCGCCAATGGCAAGTGCACCGTCGAGTTCTCGACCACGCCCAATCCCCAGGTGGTCAAGCAGTGGCTGACCTTCATGCACGAGGCGACGGTCATGTACTCCGACAAGGACCTGACCGTCACCTTCGACACCGCGACCCAGTTCGCGGGCCAGGACGTGGCGGCCATGGGGGCGCGCAAGCGGCTCACCTCCGAGCTGATCGACAATCCGAAGGTCCTGGTGGGCTTTGCTCCGGGCTCGCAGCCCAAGGTCCCCGTCGGCCCGTACCTGAAAGACTACCTGGACAAGCTGGGCAAGAAGTCGGGCCAGTCCAAGTAG